TTTTTGATAACTAACCAAAACTTTGCGGACTGAAGTCCTCACTACAAGCCGTTTTTTACAACTGACCAAAACCTTTTTTAGGCTTGTTTTTTTTCTTTTTCTTCTGGCCGGGCATTCCCTGCATTCCTTGCATTCCCGGCATTCCCGGCATTCCCGGCAATCCTCCCATTCCTGTAAAGTTTCCTTGACTCATTTGCTGCATCATGGTACGCATTTTTTGGAAGTCGCTGACGAGTTTTGTTACGTCATTTTCTGCGTAGCCTGCGCCTTTACCGATGCGACGGCGGCGGGATGGAGAACTTGCTAACAGTTCGGGATTGCGACGTTCTTCAACTGTCATCGAATTAATCATCGCTTCGGTGCGTTTTAGCTGCACTTCGCCTTGCCGCATTTGTTCGTCAGAGAGTTTGTTCATCCCCGGAATCATTTTCATGATGCCGCCGAGGGAACCCATGTTTTTTAATAGTCTGGTTTGCTTGAGAAAGTCGGTAAAGTCAAACTTTGCCGTGAGCATTTTCTCTTGCATTTTTTCGGCATCGGCGATGTCGAATTCTTCTTGAGCTCTTTCGACTAGCGTCAAGACATCGCCCATACCGAGGATTCTCGATGCCATGCGATCGGGATAAAATGGTTGCAATGCTTCCACTTTTTCGCCGACGCCGACAAATTTTATCGGCGCGCCGGATATTTGCCGCACGGACAAGGCTGCACCACCACGACTGTCGCCGTCTAATTTGGTTAAGATGGCGCCGGTAATGCCGATTTGTTCGTGGAAGGTGCGGGTTAAATTTGCTGCTTCTTGGCCAGTCATGGCATCAACAACTAACAGCGTTTCGTGGGGTTGTACTGTTTGTTTGATGCGGGACAATTCTGCCATCATGTCTTGGTCGATTTGCAGGCGGCCTGCTGTATCGACGATGATGGTATCTACGCCTAGTTGTTTACCGTATTCGAGGCCTTGGCGGGCAATTTCTACGGGGTCAGTATCAGTGCCTAATTCAAATACGGGTACGTCGATTTGTTTGCCGAGGGTGAGCAATTGGTCGATCGCAGCGGGTCGATAAATATCCGTCGCGACTAGCAGTGCGGTAAGATTTTGCTTGCGGAGGTGTAGGGCTAGTTTGGCGGTAGCTGTGGTTTTCCCGGTTCCTTGCAAACCTGCCATCAGGATGACGGTGGGCCCAGATTCGGCGGTGGCGAGGGGTACATTGGTTTCCCCCATGACGCGCACGAGTTCGTCGTGGACGATTTTGATAAATTGTTGGTCGGGACGGACGCCTGAAACGACTTCTGCCCCTTGTGCTTTGGCTGTTACCTCTGTGACGAAGTTTTTGACGACTTGGAGGTTGACATCGGCTTCCAGGAGGGCGCGGCGGACTTCTTTGATGGCGTCTTGGATGTTGGATTCGGAGATTTTATTCTGTCCGCGCAGTTTTTTCCAGGTGGATTCGAGTCGATCGGCAAGGGCTTCAAACATAGGGCTTTGTTGGCTAGTCAGTCTTTTTAATTTTAGGGCTAAATGGGGTTGTTTGGCCCAAAGTTCTGGAGAAAGTTAGATTTTTGGTTTTTTTAACCGCTGATGAACGCGGATTAACGCTGATTGGTTTGGATGTTTTGTTATCTTATTTAAACGCTTTTGCAGTTATACGGCCTGCGATTGCGCTTCGAGAAACAAGCTAATATCGACTCGGAAAAACTCGGCGAGTTTTCTAGCTTCATCTCTTTCGATAGCCCTTCGATCGAGCATAATTTCCTCAACCGCTTTTTCCGTTCCCAAAAGGGGAATCAAGTCAGATTTGTCTAAATTTCTCGCATCCATTAAATGTTGCAACATTGAAGCTGAATCTCCTGCGGGAATCGGATAATTTTCAGATTCAAATTTTTCGATGAGTGTGATCACAAGCTCCAGAAATAGCTCTTCCTCCAGCGATCGCCCGGGGCGGTGTTCCAGTTCGCGAGCGAGAGCGATCGCGACCTCGTTTTCTGCTTCATTTGCGATCGGTTTGGGTTGATATTTAACCAGCAAATCTGTATAATATTTTGCATCAAAAGTACGGATCATTTTTCCACTCATCCTTATCATACTCAGCGTGAGTTAAAATATATTTGATGTAGATTCTTTGAGAAGCGTAAATTAGATCGACAATCAGCCGATAGCGATTTCCCTTAATATTAAATACAGTAAAATTTCCAACTGCCTCAGCTTTTGGATAAGTTTGCTGAACATCAATTAAGTTCTGCCATTGGGCTTTACTTGACACTCTATACCAGTCATAAAGTGCGTCGCAGGAATCCGCATGGCTTGCACAGAAATCTCGCAGAATTTTTCGGCTAATAACACGCATCTCACCCTTTTTTTCCAAGCTACATCATATTTTTACGCACCGATCGCATTATAAACCTTTTTTAAGTGCGATCGCAACATTGTTAGATAGTATTCCAGTTTATTGATATTTTTATTTTTTAACGGCTGATGAATGCAGATTAATCCTGATGGGTTTGAATATTTTACTGTTATTTAATGTTGGTTTTTACATATTCTGCGATCGCCCGCCGGACAGTAAACAACGAACACTCGCCTGAAGGCACTTTTTCTATCAACAACCTCCGTCTCAACGATTCCAAGGCTTTGAGGAATTCTGACGGCGATAGTTCGAGATTCCTTGGCTTGTTTGAGATTTCCACTGCTGCGGTTTCATTGGCTAACCAGGACATCACCTGTTTTTCTGGTTGCGACAACCGCTGAAAATGTTGGTGTAATAAATATTCTAAATCTCCTAAAACTAGGCTATCATAGGATAAGAATGCTGAAATTTTTCCATCAAATAAGTCTTGAATTATTGTCGATACTATATTTAACCACAATGGATTGCCGTTGTAAAGCTCAATCAATTCTGACCACTTTTCTGATTCAGCTAAACCTTTTTCTGTGAAGAGTTCTCGTGCTGATTCGCCTAAACCGTTGAGTTGCAATGTTTGACAATTTTTGTCACAGTTTTCTAATGCTGCAATTTCTCGGGGTTTTTCCCAACTGAGCAAAACTAAGCAACTGTTGTGACAGGATTCTGCTATTTGTTTGAAGAATGCGCCGTAATTTTCATAGCCTGGTTTGTAATTTCCGGCTAGTTGTTGGCTGCTGAAGATTGTTTGGACATCATCGAGGATGATCAGACAGCGGTGCGATCGCAAATATTCGATTACCCCCCCCAACCCCCCCTTGCTAAGGGGGGGAGAAAGAGGTTGAATCTCTTCGCCCCAATAGTCTATTACCCCCCCCAACCCCCCCTTGCTAAGGGGGGGAGAAAGAAGTTGAATCTCTTCGCCCGCCCTGGGATAAGGAGGTTGAATCTCTTCGCCCCCCCTTGATAAGGGGGGGTTGGGGGGGTTAGTTTCTTGCTGCGGCGATAGGGATTGAATTAAGTCGGTTTGGAGTGCACTCAGTGGTGGAGAGTTGCGGAGACTTCGCCAGATGATGCAGTCGAATTGGTGGTGAAGTTGTGGGATGAGTTGGAGGGCGATCGCACTTTTGCCGCTTCCAGCCAATCCTAGGATCGCTATCAGACGGGTGCGACTTGCTAAAATCCAGTTTTCGAGGGTGGTGAGTTGGGAAGTGCGATCGTAAAATGTCAGGATTTCCGGTGCGTCGCTTAAGTCGATGCGGGGCTGTTTGGCTGTTGGTGGCGGGTTTTGGGGTGTTTTGGGCGATTCCCTACGGGATAGCTGCGCTTCACGGGATTTTTTAGAACAAATATTAAGCTTATTATTAACTGTTACAGTCTCACCTGTTATATTTTCAACAATAGCTGATTGATAATTATAAAATGTACCCTTTTCTAATATTGGTTTCAAACTAGCTTTAGTAATATTTTCGCCCAATCCTTCAGAAAGTATTTTCCAGAGTTCCGATCCGACATTTCTCACATGACTTGAACTTGAGTAAACTTCCTTAGCAATTTGCGTGTAGGTGCGTTTTTTGAGAGTTCCCCGCAGGATAGCTTCTTGCACATAATCTAAGCGCTTTCCGGTTTGGACAAAAACTAGGTCATCAGCCAGTTTTAAAGCTGCGGCAATATCCATACATAAAGGAGACGCTGGAGTTTACACGATTTATTGTACCTGACATTTCGTACAAATGAGACAATTTAGATTTTGCGATCGATCTAAAGTCAGGACTTTTCCTACACAGCTCATCCTTTATAGTAGTTTATTAAAGTTTTGGCAATATATTTTATGAAGCGAGTTCGGTGGCTCAGCGGTTTGTTTCTCGCTGGGATGTTATGTGTGATGTTAGGGACTGTTGGCGCACAAGTGGCACAAGCCCAGCGCCCCATTCCTTTGGAAGACCTCCAATGTGTTAAGCGATCGGGTGATTGGGGTGCTGAGAAACGAGATATTTCTGTAGGCAGACAAATTTACACCACTGTTTTATACATTAACCCTGATACCGCTTTAACTTGTAGGCTTCCAGGTGGCCCCGCTTCTCTCCGATTCGAGTTTGCGATTCCTGACACTTCGCAAGCCCCACCAGCACGAATAGATGTCTATGTAGATGGAAATCAAGTAGCTTCTCGCACTGGCGATAGAGGTAAAGTACATACAATGCTAGTAAATATTAGTAATGGCAAAAGTCTAGCAGTAGAAGTATTTTGTGCTAGAGCCACAAATTGCGGTAGTGGTAGATACTGGTTTATGAAAGCTCAAATTGAGCCGGGGGCATCCTCTCCAGGAGGTCGATAAATTATGAGTATCAGCCGCCGTCAATTTAATCGTATCATCATCTGGGGTGGCTCTTCTTTTGCTGCTTCCGCAACATCGGGCATTTTCTTCCCTAAACCTGCCGAAGCTTATTCCCTAGAATTTCCGATTAGTGCCTTATCAGCCGATCGCGTTTTCAGCGGTATTCAAAAATATTGTGGAGCACAGCCCATTCCCGGCGTTCTCTCACCAATCTTACAAGGAAATAGTAATGTTAGCAATAAAATAGAATCAGCCGCCGCTAACGCTATTCGCACGGCAGACAAACAATTTGTAAATCGCAATTTTACCAGCAAAAGAACCGAATTAGCCGTAACTGGCAGCGGTTCTAAGAATGCGGCCGATACCAGTCGGCTGTGGGGGCGGCAAAGACAGGATAAAGTTGGCCCGAATGTCGGTTTTGGCTTCGTACAAAAATATGAAGATCAATACAGTGATTCCAAAATTTCTGGACCGACAATGTGCGCCATTGATAACGCCCAAAGAGTCTTAGCTGATCAAAGATTAACACCGCCAGAAATCGCGGCTTCCCTATTACCAACTCGCTCAAGGTTGGATGATTTGAGTTCTTGGGGAGGTGATAGCGATGCGTCTGCTGGGAGAAATCCTGGTGCTGTTTTTGCTCAATATGACACAGCGGCGGGGACGGTGACTTCTCGCTACGATTTAGTTGAACCGGGGCCGAAAGGTTTTGGACGTGTTGAGTATACTATTGAAGCTGAAAATCAGCCTCGGCGGGTGATTTTGGTGACTGTGAGGTTTTAAGGGAATTATCTCATCTCGAATCAAATTCGGCGGTTGAAACCGCTACTACACAAACGAAGTCCGCCTTCGCGGACTGAAGAATTAAAGAGATTTTTAGTCCGCGCAGGCGGACTTTGTTTGTGGAGCATCGGAATTACATTCGGTGGGGCTATTTTTGCAGGATTCGGCGGTTGAAACCGCTACTACACACACGAAATCCGCCTTCGCGGACTGAAGAATTAAAGAGATTTTTAGTCCGCGCAGGCGGACTTTGTTTGTGGAGCATCGGAATTACATTCGGTGGGGCTATTTTTGCAATTGACCAATCAAATCTAATGCTTTTTGAGCATCTGCACTCATCCCTTGAGCCCGAAACAAACGGGCGGCTTGCTGCAAATCCGCGATCGCCCCTGGCCTATCTCCCATTCTCACCAAGGTAATTCCTCGATTAGCATAAGCCTTAGCATAGCTGGGATTGAGTTGAATTGCTTGGGTGTAATCAGCTAGGGCAGAGCGATCGTTATTGATGCGAAAAAGCGCTAATCCTCGGTTAAAAT
Above is a genomic segment from Microcoleus sp. bin38.metabat.b11b12b14.051 containing:
- the ffh gene encoding signal recognition particle protein, which encodes MFEALADRLESTWKKLRGQNKISESNIQDAIKEVRRALLEADVNLQVVKNFVTEVTAKAQGAEVVSGVRPDQQFIKIVHDELVRVMGETNVPLATAESGPTVILMAGLQGTGKTTATAKLALHLRKQNLTALLVATDIYRPAAIDQLLTLGKQIDVPVFELGTDTDPVEIARQGLEYGKQLGVDTIIVDTAGRLQIDQDMMAELSRIKQTVQPHETLLVVDAMTGQEAANLTRTFHEQIGITGAILTKLDGDSRGGAALSVRQISGAPIKFVGVGEKVEALQPFYPDRMASRILGMGDVLTLVERAQEEFDIADAEKMQEKMLTAKFDFTDFLKQTRLLKNMGSLGGIMKMIPGMNKLSDEQMRQGEVQLKRTEAMINSMTVEERRNPELLASSPSRRRRIGKGAGYAENDVTKLVSDFQKMRTMMQQMSQGNFTGMGGLPGMPGMPGMQGMQGMPGQKKKKKNKPKKGFGQL
- a CDS encoding transcriptional regulator; translation: MSGKMIRTFDAKYYTDLLVKYQPKPIANEAENEVAIALARELEHRPGRSLEEELFLELVITLIEKFESENYPIPAGDSASMLQHLMDARNLDKSDLIPLLGTEKAVEEIMLDRRAIERDEARKLAEFFRVDISLFLEAQSQAV
- a CDS encoding type II toxin-antitoxin system HigB family toxin, which produces MRVISRKILRDFCASHADSCDALYDWYRVSSKAQWQNLIDVQQTYPKAEAVGNFTVFNIKGNRYRLIVDLIYASQRIYIKYILTHAEYDKDEWKNDPYF
- a CDS encoding ATPase, producing the protein MDIAAALKLADDLVFVQTGKRLDYVQEAILRGTLKKRTYTQIAKEVYSSSSHVRNVGSELWKILSEGLGENITKASLKPILEKGTFYNYQSAIVENITGETVTVNNKLNICSKKSREAQLSRRESPKTPQNPPPTAKQPRIDLSDAPEILTFYDRTSQLTTLENWILASRTRLIAILGLAGSGKSAIALQLIPQLHHQFDCIIWRSLRNSPPLSALQTDLIQSLSPQQETNPPNPPLSRGGEEIQPPYPRAGEEIQLLSPPLSKGGLGGVIDYWGEEIQPLSPPLSKGGLGGVIEYLRSHRCLIILDDVQTIFSSQQLAGNYKPGYENYGAFFKQIAESCHNSCLVLLSWEKPREIAALENCDKNCQTLQLNGLGESARELFTEKGLAESEKWSELIELYNGNPLWLNIVSTIIQDLFDGKISAFLSYDSLVLGDLEYLLHQHFQRLSQPEKQVMSWLANETAAVEISNKPRNLELSPSEFLKALESLRRRLLIEKVPSGECSLFTVRRAIAEYVKTNIK
- a CDS encoding Tat pathway signal protein; its protein translation is MSISRRQFNRIIIWGGSSFAASATSGIFFPKPAEAYSLEFPISALSADRVFSGIQKYCGAQPIPGVLSPILQGNSNVSNKIESAAANAIRTADKQFVNRNFTSKRTELAVTGSGSKNAADTSRLWGRQRQDKVGPNVGFGFVQKYEDQYSDSKISGPTMCAIDNAQRVLADQRLTPPEIAASLLPTRSRLDDLSSWGGDSDASAGRNPGAVFAQYDTAAGTVTSRYDLVEPGPKGFGRVEYTIEAENQPRRVILVTVRF